In the genome of Eschrichtius robustus isolate mEscRob2 chromosome 12, mEscRob2.pri, whole genome shotgun sequence, one region contains:
- the LOC137773295 gene encoding uncharacterized protein: MYLGDSHVLLSTLCWCCHRKIWLHSGEVCCGCRTDPPRP, from the coding sequence atgtatttggGAGATAGTCACGTTCTATTGAGTACCTTGTGCTGGTGCTGCCATAGAAAAATCTGGTTACACTCCGGGGAGGTCTGCTGTGGCTGCAGGACTGATCCGCCTCGGCCCTGA